The Nitrososphaera sp. genomic interval TACGAGCTCGACGACGGTGTAGTCGCCACCTTCGTAGAACCTGTCCGGATTGCGAGTTATTTTCACAACGAGATCAAACAGGGCATGAAGGAGATGGGCTATTCCATCGACTGGCGGCGTGAGTTTACCACCATTGATGCTGCCTACTCCAAGTTTATCTCCTGGCAGTTCAGAACCCTGAAAAAGAAAGGGCTGATCGTTCAGGGCTCGCATCCGGTCGGCTGGTGCCCGAATGACCAGAATCCGGTTAGCCAGCATGATACCATGGGAGACGTGGAGCCTGACTTTAACGAGTATGTACTGGTAAAATTCAGGCTAGAACAGCAAGGCGACGGGAATGAGAGGCCAAGGATAATGCCTGCCGCAACTCTCAGGCCGGAGACGCTCTTTGGCGTGACTAACCTCTGGGTTAATCCGCACGTCGACTATGTGCTTGCGCGTGTCGACAAAGTCGAGGAGTGGATTGTTAGCAGAGAGGCCGCAAGAAAACTCGAATTTCTCAATCACAAGATCGAGATTGTGGGCACTATCAGGGGAGGCGATATCGTCGGCAAGCGGGTCATAAACCCAATAAACAGTGAACTTGTGCAGGTCTACCCGGCGGACTTTGTCGAGGAGGAAAGCGGGACGGGAATAGTCATGTCCGTTCCAGCGCACGCCCCGTATGACTTTGATGCCTTGGGCAGACTGCGCAGCGACAGCGAGCTTCGGGCAAAGTACTCACTGGGCCTTGTGGCAGAGCCGGTCAAGGTAATCGAATCGGACAGCTACGCGGGCGAGACCATACCTGCGGAACTGGCAATCTCTCAGGCCAAGTCAGCAGCCGGCGACGTCCTAGAAAAAGCCACCACGGAGCTATACTCTCACGAGTTCTACAAGGGCGTCATGAACGCCAGGGCGGGGCAGTATGCTGGATCTCTTGTTTCGGAGGCCAAGGTGAAGATAAAAGACGAACTGATCAGCCGCGGAAGCGCCGAGATCATGTACGAGCTGGCAAACCGGCCCGTCAGGTGCAGGTGTGGTGCAGAATGCGTTGTCAAGATACTGACGGACCAGTGGTTCCTCAATTACGGAGACAAGGAGTGGAAGTCGCTGGCGCACGAGTGCATCGGCAGGATGGATATTGTTCCGCAAGAAATCAGAGGCGAGTTTGATTATGTTATTGACTGGCTAAAGGAGCGCGCCTGCGCCCGGAGGTCGGGACTTGGCACAAAGCTCCCTTGGGACCCAGACTGGATTATCGAAAGCCTTTCTGACTCTGTAATCTACATGGCATACTATATCATCGCAAAATATGTCAATGCGGGCGAGCTTGCATCCAGCTCACTAGATGGCCTGCACGATTCATTTTTTGATTTTGTGATGCTTGGCTCCGGCAGCCTTTCAGCTGTCGCCAAAGAGAACGGTCTGCCCCAGGAGCTGGTCGCAAGGATCCGTGGAGAACTGAAGTATTTTTACCCGGTAGACTCGAGACACTCCGGCAGGGACCTGGTTCCAAACCACCTGTCTTTTTTCATCTTTAACCACGTGGCGATATTTCCAGCGGAAAAGTGGCCAAGGCAAATCGTCGTAAACGGTTCGGTGCTCATGGACGGAAAGAAAATGTCCAAGTCGCTTGGGAACATTATCCCGCTGCGTGCCGCCATCAAGGAGAACGGGGCAGACCCTATCAGGCTGGCAATGCTGGTGTCAGCAGAGCTGCTGCAGGACGCTGACTTTTCCTTCGACGCTTTACGGGGAATAAAGTACAAGCTGTCAGGCATACTCGACCTTGCATCAAGCGTCGCCGAACGCAACGCAGCAGAAGGCAGGGAAGAGCCGGAAGACCTGTGGCTCGCAAGCAGGCTTGAGAAGCACAAGGAAGAGACCACCCGCTCGATGGAAAAACTGAGGGTAAGAGAGGCCATACACACTATTCTTTACGTGCTGGAAACGGATCTGGGATGGTATCTGAAGCGGGCCTCTGCAAAGGGCAGGAACAAGCGCGATTCCGGCATGGCCAAGATCCTGAGGCAATATTGCGAAACCCAGGTTCAAATGCTGGCGCCGTTTGCGCCATTTACGGCAGACGAGGCATGGCAGCGAATGGGCAATAGCGACCTTGTTCAGAAATCCGGGTGGCCTGTGCCCGAGCCCTCTAGGATAAACTTGGTTGCCGAAGAAGCCGAGTTTCTCACACAGAGCATGATTTCAGACATCCAGAATATTCTCAGGGTCGCCAAAATCAACGCCAAGAAAGTGGTGGTGTATGTCGCATCGCCATGGAAGGTCAAGGTTTACGTCAAGGCCCTGGGGGAACTGCATGCAGGCAAGATGAACTTTGGAGAATTAATGAAGGCGATCATAGCCGACCCGGAGACCTCTAAAGCAAAAACGGATCCAAACCTTGTCAAAAAGATAATGGACGACATCCTGGCAGCGCCTGTCGAGGCCCGCGAAAGGAGGCTCAAGCTAGCCGGTCCGAATCAGGGGCCCTTTGATGAGGCCGCATCAGTCCTTGATGCTGCAAGTCTGATAGGACTTGAGGCAGGAGACGCCTCCGTGCAAGTCTATTCGGAAGAGGACGCGGCAAAATACGACCCCAAATCCAGGGCAAAGGGCGCGAGACCGTTCAAGCCGGCGATTTACATCGAATAGCGCAGGAGAGCTGCATGCATTTTCTGGTAGTATTTCAAAACCGGTCTGGCTGCCGATTACTATTTTCGAATAGCCCGCCTTGCTACCACCGATGAAGCCATGTACAAGACGAACCCGCAGCCGACCATTATCACTCCATAAAGCGACATCGCATCTATGTTCTGGTACTCACCAATTCCCACAATAATTGCCCCGACAACGAGAATTGCGATGCCCAGCCTCGCGGTAGGCGGCATCCTTACCTGAGCTTTTCTGGACATTCCACGGTGCATGCATTGCCTTCGAGGTATATTTCTCCTTCTTTCCCTTTCATACCATCCAAATCGCGCCAATCTTTTTATTGCATCGCAATGGAATTTGATTAGCCTTTGAAGTTAGCTGTCGTTGGTATCGGCGTTGCAGGAGCGTATCTTATGAACCGCCTGAGCGACAGTCACGACGTGCATGTTACTGGTTTTGAAAGGATGCCTGAGGATCAGCACGATGCCGTGTGCGCGTGGGCTACCTGCGACAGCGTCATGTCAGGGCTTGCGAAGAACTGCGGCCTGAACTTTGAGGATTACGTTTTACACAAAGGGAAGACCATGCATGTAGACCTTGGCGACAGGAAAAATATCGACCTTGGACTCAGAGGGATGGTAAGTTACGACAAACTCCGACTTATCCAGGACATGATACGGGGAACAGAAATAAAGTTTGGCCGAGCGCCGAGAAAAAGCGAGCTGGAGGATGATTATGACGTTATCATTGATTCGACTGGTTTTCACAGGAATTACCTCCCGCGACTGGCGAGGGAGATGTGGATCCCCTGCGTTCAGTACAAGGTAAGATACGAGTCGGGAAGGGAGCCCTTTGACGATTTTTACCTAAAGTCGTTTCCTTCGATGTCTGGCTACTTTTGGTATTTTCCGCTCGGCGGTGGCATCGCCCATATCGGCGCCGGCGACTTTAACAGGACGCACAATCAGTTCCTCGACGATTTTCTTGCGACGCACAAGTGCGAAGTGCTCAAAAAAGTCGGCAGGCCCGTAAGGCTAAGCCCTCCGGCAGATTGCGAGCCATTCACAGACGGACACAAGACGATAGGCGTCGGCGAGTCGATAGGCACTGTATTTCCGCTGCTCGGCGAAGGGATAATCCCGTCGACTTGGTGTGCCGAGCTGTTTGTGCAAAATCTGGGGGATTCGGAAGCCTACAGAATGGCGGTACTTCAAAAATTCAAAATTTATTCGCTCGTATTCCGCTTCATTCAGTTGAAAATATCCGGCCAGTTCAGCATGGTCAAACATTCCATGGAGATGCTCAAGATTTACCAGCACATGAAAGCCAATGAAGACCGCTATGGGATGGACATCACGATGTCCAACATGCTGCAAATCTCAAGAATCTAAAGCTTTAAAAATCGTGCAGGAGCAGTCGAGGCAATGAGCGCCAGCGACCCACGTTCCAGTGCCAACCCTAAGCATCACAGTGCCCAGTCAGCCGCTGCGATTGAGCAGCAGATAAACGAACTTGTGCAGCAGTCAAGGGTTTATGAAGCATATCTTAACGATGTCATGACCCGGCAGGTAACCGTAGCACGGATGCTTGAAGAGGCAAGACTGGCGTCCAGTACGATTCAGGCAACCTCGCCCGAAAGCCAGATAGACTCTCTTATGCCAATCGGCATCGGAGTCCATATTCACGCGACTGTGCCGCCCGTCAAGAAGCTGCTGGTTAACCTTGGAGCAGGGGTAGCTGTTGAAAAAAGCCGGGACGACGCTCTGAACTTTGTCGAGGCCCGAATAAAGGAGTTTGAAGTGGCTGCCAGGCAGCTGGAGGCGCAGAGGGCGGAGCTGGCAATGAGAATGCAGCAGCTGCAGTCGCAGGTAAACCAGCTTTTGCGCGGCGCCCAGTGATTCGCGCCGGCGTGCCGCGGAAAGAAATAATGCTTACGGCCTTCCCAGACAATATGGAGACTGCTTGACCATTGTTTGACAAACTCCGAAAGGCGTTTTCGAGCGCCGCAAAGAGCATAGGGCAGAAGGAGATCTCCGCCAAGGTACTCGACGACACGCTCCTAGAGCTCCAGATTGGCCTGCTTGAGAGCGACGTTGCCCAGGAAGTCGTCGATTCTCTTACTGATAACCTCAAAAAGACCCTGCTCGGGCTAAGGCTCGAAAAAGGCCAGACGGCAGAAGAAGTCATTCAATCAAGGTTCAAACAATCCATAGCTGAGGTTTTTGCAAAGGCCGGCCGGCTGGACATTGCGGAAAGGATTAGCGCAAAGAAGGCATCAAAATCGGGTCCTTTTTCAATTGTATTTCTCGGAATAAATGGTACAGGCAAGACCACGACCGTTGCCAAGATCGGGAACATGCTGCGCAAAAGCGGCATATCAGTCGTAGTTGCCGCGGGTGACACCCACAGGGCTGGAGCTATTGAACAGCTTTCCCAGCATTGTGAAAGACTTGCCATCAAGGTTATCGCCCAGAGGTACGGCGCGGATCCTTCTGCGGTTGGAAGGGACGCATTAGAATATGCACGCAAGCACTACATCGACGTTGTTCTTGTCGACACTGCCGGCAGGATGCAGACGTCCAAGAACCTTATGGACGAGATGGCAAAAATTGTGCGCGTTGTCAAGCCGGACATGAAGCTGTTCATTGGCGATTCGCTTGCTGGCAACGATACGATAAATCAGGCGAGAGAATTTTTTCAGTATACGAATTTCGACGGGGCGGTTCTTACCAAGGTGGACGCGGACGCGAAGGGCGGGTCGGCAATATCTATTGCCAGCATTACGTCAAAGCCAATAGTGTATATCGGCGTCGGTCAGGGCTATGACGACATTATTCCGTTCAATCCGGACAAGTTCATAGAAACGCTGTTTGGCGCCGCGGCAGACGTCACGGTGGAAAGCCTTATGACGCCAGGAGCCATTCAGTCCCCACCTGAGCCTGCAGCGGAAGTTCAGCCTCCGGCCATAGAGCCATTGAAGCCGACCGCTGAGCGTGCCTCAAAGGATGAGCGGCCAATTGCTACCCAGGCCTCATCCGGCCCCTTATTCACCATTGGCAGCCGCGAAAAGACAGCAGAGGAACCTCGCGACGTCAAACCTCCGGAGACAATCCCAGGCGGCCTCAAAGAACGTGGTCAGACATCTCCTGTTCAGGAACAGCGCGCAGAAGAAAAGGATCTGCCAAGGGCAACTGCTGAGCAGCCACAAGCACCCGAGCATGTCGAGGCAAAGCCAGGAAAAAAGAGCCGCTTCGGATTCTTTGGCAGAAAATCCAGCGCTGATGACGACAAGAAGGAAGAGAAAGAGAAGAAAAAAAGAGAGGAGCGGGAGAGGGAGAAAAGGCAGGAGGACCTGCAGCTTGCCGAAGAACCCCGAGAGGAGGAAAAAGAAGTTAGAGCGCCTGAATCGCCTCCAAAGAAGCGCAAGGATGATAAAGACAAGGGCGGGCAGAAAGACGAGGTAATCTATCTCTCAGATGAAGACATTGAAGACCTCCTCAAATAAGGGAGGGCAAGAGGTGCGCGGACTGGCCAAAAGGGACGTCCTTTCGATTTCGGATTTATCGTCGGCGGAAATCCTCGAGATAATCAACGCTGCAAGGCAACTAAAGCGCGACTTGAAATCAGGTCGCATGACCCAGCCACTCAGGGGGAGGTGCCTAGGGATGATCTTTCAAAAGCCCTCGACGCGCACCCGGGTTAGTTTTGAGGTGGCAATTAGCCAGCTAGGGGGATACGCCATCAGCCTCAATTCTTCGGAAATTCAGCTTGCAAGAGGCGAGACTATTGAGGATACAGCCAAGACGCTCTCGCTTTACATGGACTGTGTCATGGCCAGAGTCTATGCCCATGCCGATCTCGAGACGCTGGCTTCGCATGCCTCGGTGCCCGTAATCAACGGGCTCTCGGATCATTTTCACCCGTGTCAGACCCTTGCGGACCTCATGACCATCCAGGAATGCTTTGGTCGCTTAAAGGGGATCAAGGTCGCATGGCTGGGGGACGGCGATAACGTGTGTAACGACTTGCTGATAGGCTGTGCCAAGACAGGTGCAGACATATCTGTAGCGTGTCCAGCGGATTATGCGCCTCTGGAGCGAGCTGTCGACATCGCCCGCAAGGCAGGGGATGAAAGCGGTTCGCAGATACAGATAGGAGACGATCCGCGTTTTGCTGCGGCCGATGCTGACGTGATAGTTACTGACACTTTTGTATCCATTGGCAAAGAGGAGGAAATCTCTGACAGGCAGAAGGCATTTTATCCAAAATATCAGGTAAACGCACAGCTCATGTCAACTGCAAAGCCGGAGGCAATCTTTCTGCATTGCCTGCCGGCAAAGAGAGGCCAGGAGGTCACCTCTGAGGTAATCGACGGTCCCGCCTCAAGGGTGTGGCAGGAAGCAGAAAACAGGCTGCATGCCCAGAAGGCGCTGCTTTGTTTTCTCATCGTGTCGAGAGAGCACGAAAGTTATAGTTGAAGCGTCGGGGCTTTGCGCAAGCCAGAGAAATTAAAATATGTGCAACAGGTTCCAGACAACATGGCAAAGGTCGTCGTAGGAAATACCTCTGATATTCCTGAGGGAAAGATTACTCACGTGACAGCAGGTGGAAAGGAAATCCTGGTCGCCAATGTTGATGGGTCATATTACGCGACGAGCAACGTGTGCAACCATGCGGGGGCCGAGTTGCACGAGGGAGAACTCAGCGGCAAGGAGCTCACCTGTCCCTGGCACGGCGCTAAATGGGACGTGACTACCGGATCGCTCACTTGGTTCCCGCAGAAGCTGAAGGCCCTTACCGCTTACAGGGTGAGCGTCGAGAACGGTATTGTCTACGTTGACGTTTGAGGGCATGAGGCCCGGCCAACTATCGCCTCTTTGGCCGGCTTAACTTTCTAGATACAGACTCGATTTTGTCCTCGAGTGTTTGATTCTTGTCCAGTCGTTCATCAATCCTTACGCTGGTAATGATCCTCTGTGCACCGCTTGACCTTGCCGCCATATGGGCTGCCGAAACCGCCTCTAAGACGCGTTCAAGATTCTCAGCCTCGATCTGGGTGCCAAGGGCGGTTAGTGTTGCATGGACCCCCCTGACGCTCCGAATGGCCTTAAACGCAGCTGCTATCTGCGTGCTCATGCTTGCGCTTTTCCTGCCGGTAATGGGCACTATGCTTATCTCGGCATGCACTGCCATGTGCGTACAACTGTTCGTCCGCCTAGAAATAACTAGCTGACGGGCGAAGTTAATTCTTATTATCGACTGGCGGAAGAGGATTCGGTTGGATATCGATGAGTTTGTCTCCAGCCTGCCGAAAGATGTGGTGTCCGGAGACAAAGTCCTGCTTTCCAAACACGTTCTGCAGCGCATCTTAAAATTTGCAGGCCTCAAGCGGACAGACGTCTTTTACCACCTCGGATGTGGAACCGGCGAGGCAGTCGCGATGGCCGCCCTCGAATTTAAGGTGAGAAAATCTATCGGCGTTGAGCTGAATAAGGAATTTGCAGAGGTCGCAGCAAGAAATATCTCTAAAATCAAGCGGGCCGAAATTCGACAAACGGACGTACTTGACGCCGACATTTCGGATGCGACCGTAATCCTGTTTTGGTTTAGCGAACCCGAAGTTGTGAGAAAAATGGAGAAAAAGTTCCGCCGCGACCTCAGGGATGGAGCCCGGGTAATTACAGTCTGGTCTCCACTCGGCATGAACCTTCCAGACAAGGTCGAGTTTCCATTTTTTGTGTGTAAAAAGCCGTTCCATAAGGCCAGGTCAATTCGTGACCAGATAGAAGCCATATACGGCAACAGGTGTATCGACTTCACCGCTGCATGGCTGCTGGCAGAGCGGTACATAGACCAGCTGGGGTCCGTCCAGGCAGAATATAGAAGGTTCCTGAACATGATTCAAAGCATGGTCATCTGGATCAACGCTTGGAATATGGGCGTCGCCTGTGAAAAGGAGATCCCGCCGCCGGTTGAAACGTACATCGGAATCCTGAAGACCTTTTTCGAAATTGACATGTCCGGGATGATAATGCAACCCGAAAAGTCAATCAAACGCGATTAGGGCTTTTCGATTGCCTTAGGACCGGCCGCATTAAACTAAAAGGAATTCGCTTAATATCCGGCACCCTGCTAGGACAGGTGTTTAATGGACAGCCGTGTCAGGGACTCGGTGATAAAGAAGATTCACGAGGCCGCGGATAACAGCGAAGATGCAAAACTTATTGCCGAAGCACTGATAGGCGAAGTCAAAAACCCGCGCGATTTTCTTTTCGGAATTATTGTCGGCAGGATTTACAATTCGTTTCACTACCAGACCAGGAGGATTCTTGGAAGAAGCGAGACAAGGCAAGAGTTCATAGAGTTCAGAGAGCTGCTCGGCAGCAATACCGATGAAATCAGCCGTGCCATCCAGCGATCTTTTCAGGATCGCCAATAGCTGCGTCGCGCTCCCGCGTTTTGGTTGTCAGGGTCAATAAATTGCAACTGGTGCAATTTTCAAGAACAAATTTCTGGTAAATCTTTTTAAGCTACCAGCTTTCACTGACACAAAGCTTGTCTCGTGACTTCTCCGAAGACATGGTCGCCCTGACACCCGATGAAATCAATCGCTTCATATCAAACCTAAGAGACCGATACGCCTCCGATCCGCAGCCCGTAAAACGTCGCTCGTCCCAGCGCCGCTAGTGCATAACTCCGGCCATTGATTGGCGGAAGAGCGGAGATCACGCGAGAGCATCGCAGAACATGCGTGTAAAGTATGATTCCGGCAAACTGGGAGTCATGAAATAAGATGTTGAATTCCGCATTCCGCTCCTAGCAACATTCTTGGAATTTGCTTGAGTGAAGGCTTGTACAGTGTCTCAGTTCAATAGGATTTTTGCTTGCTGTCTTTAAAATTAGTTAGTATAGCCTTAGTGGACATGCTAGTTAGTGACGACCCAAAGATTTTAACTACAGGAATCATACAGCTCGCAGAGATGGAATTTCGTCTCGGCAGGACTCACCGGAATTTGTCGGTTCCTGCGATGGTTGAAACAATTATTGCGAGGAAGGAAGGAATCCTGTCCTCCTCTGGCGCCCTGTCAGTTAATACAGGCAGGTTCACCGGAAGGTCTCCCGATGACAAGTACATTGTTGACGATGAAACCACTCATGACATTGTTGACTGGGGCAAGGTCAACAAGCCTATTTCCGAAGAGAATTTCGAAAAGATCCTTAAGCGCATGCGTGCCCACGCGGAGGGCGGCGAGTTTTATGTCTTTGACGGATTTGTAGGTGCGGACCCTTCCAGCCGGTTGCCGATCCGGGTAATCAATAACCGTGCTTGGCACAACCTGTTTGCGCGGCAGCTCTTTATCCGGCCTTCGAGTGAGGAGCTGGGGCACTTTAGGCCCGAGTTTACGCTGCTTTCATGCGACGACTTTGCCGCGGACCCCAAGACGGAGGGCACAAGAACTGAGACATTCATCATAATAAACTTCAAAAAGAAAATCGTTCTCATAGGCTCGACGTCCTACGCAGGAGAGATAAAGAAGGCAATGTTCTCCATCATGAACTTTCTGCTTCCAAGAAAGGGCACATTTCCAATGCACTGCTCGGCCAACGTCGGATCAGATGGGCACACGGCCCTGTTTTTCGGCCTTTCCGGCACAGGCAAGACCACGCTTTCGGCAGACCCCCAGAGAAGGCTTGTCGGGGACGACGAGCATGGATGGTCAGACCACGGCATTTTCAACTTTGAAGGAGGCTGCTACGCCAAGTGCATAAACCTGAGCAAGGAAAAGGAGCCGCAAATCTGGAATGCCATCCGGTTTGGCGCGGTGATGGAAAACGTCATCGTCAACCCGGAAACCCGCGAGCCGGATTTTGATGACGGCCAGAGGACAGAAAATACAAGGGTAGCCTATCCTCTTGACTATATCGATGGCTCGGTGATACCAAGCGTCGCGGGCCACCCGAAGGTGATTGTTTTTCTGACGGCCGACGCGTTTGGCGTAATGCCCCCGATTTCCAAATTGAGTCGCGAGGGAGCAATGTACCACTTTATGTCAGGCTATACGAGCAAGCTGGCAGGCACCGAGCGCGGAATTACAGAGCCGCGCGAGACGTTCTCTCATTGTTTCGGGGCGCCTTTCATGCCCCTTCATGCGCAGGATTACGCCAAGATGCTTGGAAAAAAGATTGCCGGGCACTCTACTCGAGTTTACCTCATAAACACTGGCTGGTCAGGTGGTCCATACGGGGTCGGGAAGAGGATGAACCTGTCCTATACGAGGGCAATGGTTACAGCGGCTCTGTCTGGTGAAATCGACAAGGCACCATTGAGGCACCACGAGATCTTTAACCTTGACATGCCAACGTTCTGCCCCGGCGTGCCTTCAGACGTTTTGGACCCGCGAAACACTTGGTCCGAGAAGGAGAGATACGACTCGTCTGCAAGAAGGCTGGCCGGACTCTTCATAAAGAACTTTGAAAAGTTTGGCAGCGTGCAGAAGGAAATCGTTCAGGCCGGTCCGCGGGGATAAGATGATTGGTAGCCCGGAGCAGATTCGAACTGCTGTCTCCAGGTATCTTCTCTAAAAGATCCAGAGCCTGGAATCCCTAGCCCTCAACCATGGAGATTGGCCACTAGAATCGGCGCCTGAAACCTTTTAATTTTCAGGCTCGACCGGGCTAACACGAGCTACGCATGACGAAACTAAGATACCGATATTTAACGCTTGGTATTGATTTCCCTAATCACTTGGCCGTATTCCAGCAGCGCTCGCTTGCGCATGTAGGGGATCAGCCTATAATGGATAGAGTAGATGTTCTTGTTTCTCGAAATAATTCCTTTTATCAAAAGCGACACAAAACCTCCTGCCACTTTGGACGGCATTATTCCGCTCTGCCTGCAGTAAGCATTTCGTTTCTGGTGGTATTCGTCCAAGCTGAAGTAAGACCTGTTCAGGTCGAGAACCAGCGGCCATACAACGTATTCCCACACCATCCTCCTATTCTCTGTCGACGACGCGTGCTTGCCCTTCCTCTCCCGAGGCTTTCGGCCGTGGGCCGGGGAGCTCTTGTGCGCAGGGTCAAACCCCTCTGCGAACCGCCCGTCTTGCCTAGTCTGCGGGCTTTGGCGCAAGATAGGGTAGATTTAAACTCCCGGTTTTATAACTCAATAGAGCTTGGAAGGGCAACAGGTCAATCCGGTAGAGCATTCCCTGAAGATTTTATCAGAGAAATGGGAAATAGATCCGCGCGTATACGATTTCGAGCTAGGCAGGCGCGACGATGTCACTGAGACCCGGCTTTCTGTGGACGGCGTCATATTTCATATTCCCACGCTTTCGCGGGAGGGGTTGTATGTCGTCTGGAAGTGTCTTTGGCCGGACTGCCACAACTGCTGCGAACGGCAAGGCAGACTGCCGCTTACAACCAAGGATATGGAAATAATATCAAGAAAATTAGGTTACCACAGTTTAGCGAAATTCCTGCAGAACGAGACAACGATTTCCAGCTGGGAGGAACACGCGGCATTCGGAAACCTCATTACAAACCTAACCATGATCTCGCTCAAGAGAAAGCCTGACGAGAGCGAATCAGAGGACGGAACCCCGCTCAGATGCAGGCACCTTGATAACTCTGGTTCCTGCCAGCTACATCCTGACAAGCCAGGCGTCTGTTGGCTCTACCCCTTTGCATCATGGCTAGAATCGGACGCCGATGGAAAGGCAGTTGCCCATGCAACATTTCAGTTTACTGGCGACTGTCCGGGCTTTTATCTTGACAAGTCGCTTGATGGATTAATGCAGGTCCTCAAAGAATATGCGCCGAAAATATTCGATTACAACATGGCTGTCAGCAGGACGGGGAGGCAAAATTACAGCTCGATAAGCTTTGTGAACCTGAATTCATGAACTCAAGACTG includes:
- the pckA gene encoding phosphoenolpyruvate carboxykinase (ATP); protein product: MEFRLGRTHRNLSVPAMVETIIARKEGILSSSGALSVNTGRFTGRSPDDKYIVDDETTHDIVDWGKVNKPISEENFEKILKRMRAHAEGGEFYVFDGFVGADPSSRLPIRVINNRAWHNLFARQLFIRPSSEELGHFRPEFTLLSCDDFAADPKTEGTRTETFIIINFKKKIVLIGSTSYAGEIKKAMFSIMNFLLPRKGTFPMHCSANVGSDGHTALFFGLSGTGKTTLSADPQRRLVGDDEHGWSDHGIFNFEGGCYAKCINLSKEKEPQIWNAIRFGAVMENVIVNPETREPDFDDGQRTENTRVAYPLDYIDGSVIPSVAGHPKVIVFLTADAFGVMPPISKLSREGAMYHFMSGYTSKLAGTERGITEPRETFSHCFGAPFMPLHAQDYAKMLGKKIAGHSTRVYLINTGWSGGPYGVGKRMNLSYTRAMVTAALSGEIDKAPLRHHEIFNLDMPTFCPGVPSDVLDPRNTWSEKERYDSSARRLAGLFIKNFEKFGSVQKEIVQAGPRG
- a CDS encoding YkgJ family cysteine cluster protein codes for the protein MEGQQVNPVEHSLKILSEKWEIDPRVYDFELGRRDDVTETRLSVDGVIFHIPTLSREGLYVVWKCLWPDCHNCCERQGRLPLTTKDMEIISRKLGYHSLAKFLQNETTISSWEEHAAFGNLITNLTMISLKRKPDESESEDGTPLRCRHLDNSGSCQLHPDKPGVCWLYPFASWLESDADGKAVAHATFQFTGDCPGFYLDKSLDGLMQVLKEYAPKIFDYNMAVSRTGRQNYSSISFVNLNS